One genomic segment of Hevea brasiliensis isolate MT/VB/25A 57/8 chromosome 3, ASM3005281v1, whole genome shotgun sequence includes these proteins:
- the LOC110652495 gene encoding NDR1/HIN1-like protein 10, whose product MAEKQANLNGAYYGPAIPPPNTYHRPGRSCGCGCCLLSCLLKIIIAIVVVAGLAVFIFWLVVRPNKVKFHVTEATLSEFDYATNNNTLYYNLSMTISVRNPNKKIGIYYDRIEAKAFYEDQRFGYDSLAPFYQGHKNTSILTPAFEGKQVIPALGGEELTKFNQEKTSGVYSIDVKLYLKIRFKIGKIKVGKFKPKIECDLKVPLSTNGTVAPIETTKCDWDY is encoded by the coding sequence ATGGCAGAAAAACAAGCCAACTTGAACGGAGCCTATTATGGCCCTGCAATCCCTCCCCCAAACACCTACCACCGCCCTGGCCGTAGCTGTGGATGCGGCTGCTGCCTCTTGAGCTGCCTCCTCAAGATCATCATCGCCATAGTGGTGGTTGCAGGCCTTGCCGTCTTTATTTTCTGGCTCGTAGTTCGCCCTAACAAGGTCAAGTTTCACGTCACAGAAGCTACTCTCTCTGAGTTCGATTATGCCACCAATAACAATACTCTCTACTATAACCTATCCATGACAATCTCAGTCCGGAACCCTAATAAGAAGATTGGTATCTACTATGATAGAATAGAAGCCAAAGCTTTTTACGAGGACCAGAGGTTCGGTTACGATAGCTTGGCTCCATTTTATCAAGGACACAAGAACACTAGCATTCTTACCCCTGCATTCGAAGGTAAGCAAGTGATACCTGCTCTTGGTGGTGAAGAGCTTACAAAGTTTAATCAAGAAAAGACTTCTGGGGTTTATAGCATCGATGTGAAGCTGTATTTGAAGATTAGATTCAAGATTGGTAAGATCAAGGTTGGCAAGTTCAAGCCCAAGATCGAGTGCGACTTGAAGGTACCTTTGAGCACAAATGGTACTGTGGCTCCTATCGAGACTACCAAATGCGACTGGGATTACTGA
- the LOC110652496 gene encoding NDR1/HIN1-like protein 1, whose protein sequence is MSAKDCGGHGHKRRKLIRRIFACILIFLFLVLVTILLIWAILRPSKPSFVLQDVTVYAFNASVPYYLTSNFQVTFSSRNPNDKIGIYYDRLEVYATYHYQQITLRSAIPPNYQGHKELNVWSPNVYGTAIPVAPYNFLSLCQDQSIGAVLLMIKMDGRVRFKVGTFITGKYHLYVRCPAYIQFGSRTAGIIVGENSVKYSMVVGCSVSL, encoded by the coding sequence ATGTCGGCCAAAGACTGCGGAGGCCACGGCCACAAGCGCCGGAAACTCATCCGCCGGATTTTCGCCTGCATCCTCATCTTCCTATTCCTTGTCCTCGTCACCATTCTCTTAATCTGGGCCATCCTCCGCCCCAGCAAGCCCAGCTTCGTCCTCCAAGACGTCACCGTTTACGCCTTCAATGCCTCCGTCCCTTATTACCTCACCTCCAACTTCCAAGTCACCTTCTCCTCCCGCAACCCAAATGACAAAATAGGCATCTACTACGACAGGCTTGAGGTCTACGCCACGTACCATTACCAGCAGATAACTCTCCGTTCAGCAATCCCGCCCAATTACCAAGGCCACAAGGAACTCAACGTCTGGTCACCGAACGTCTACGGCACCGCCATCCCCGTCGCGCCGTACAACTTTCTGTCGCTGTGTCAGGACCAGTCCATCGGAGCAGTGTTGCTGATGATCAAGATGGACGGACGGGTAAGATTCAAAGTTGGGACCTTCATCACTGGGAAGTATCATTTGTACGTGAGATGTCCTGCTTATATACAGTTCGGGAGTAGGACTGCCGGCATTATTGTCGGTGAAAACTCCGTTAAGTACTCGATGGTGGTGGGGTGCAGTGTAAGTCTTTGA
- the LOC110661490 gene encoding NDR1/HIN1-like protein 1, translating into MSGKDCGSHGHKRRKLFRQIFACILILLFLVLVTILLIWAILRPSKPSFVLQDVTVYAFNVSVPNYLTSNFQITFSSRNPNDKIGIYYDRLDVYATYHSQQITLRTAIPPNYQGHKEINVWSPNVYGTAIPVAPYNSLSLSQDQSTGAVLLTIKMDGRVRFKVGTFISGKYHLYVRCPAYIQFGSRTAGIIVGENSVKYSLLVSCSVSI; encoded by the coding sequence ATGTCGGGCAAAGACTGCGGCAGCCACGGGCACAAGCGCCGTAAACTCTTCCGCCAGATTTTCGCCTGCATCCTTATCCTCCTGTTCCTTGTTCTCGTCACTATCCTCTTAATCTGGGCCATCCTCCGCCCCAGCAAGCCTAGTTTCGTCCTCCAAGACGTCACCGTTTACGCCTTCAATGTCTCCGTCCCTAACTACCTCACCTCCAACTTCCAAATCACTTTCTCCTCCCGCAACCCAAATGACAAAATAGGCATCTACTACGACAGGCTTGACGTCTACGCGACGTACCATAGCCAGCAGATCACTCTCCGTACAGCAATCCCGCCCAATTACCAAGGCCACAAGGAAATCAACGTCTGGTCACCGAACGTCTACGGAACTGCCATCCCAGTCGCGCCGTACAACTCTCTGTCGCTGAGTCAGGACCAGTCCACCGGAGCAGTGTTGCTGACGATCAAGATGGATGGACGGGTGAGATTCAAAGTTGGGACCTTCATCTCTGGGAAGTATCATTTATACGTGAGGTGTCCTGCATACATACAGTTCGGGAGTAGGACTGCCGGGATTATTGTCGGTGAAAACTCCGTTAAATACTCTTTGCTGGTGAGCTGCAGCGTAAGTATTTGA
- the LOC110662273 gene encoding uncharacterized protein LOC110662273 isoform X2, whose translation MTQLPPFFQDRNYESTIKFQLDVMSEYGGEDVAKEISNKRNHGSVAFVVKIFAWIRFSSGFWRMREHMLRVHCNTVRIGYSRIHGTWNSMSQSKKCEVYMHIYGTPM comes from the exons ATGACTCAGTTGCCCCCGTTTTTTCAAGACAGGAATTATGAGTCAACGATTAAATTCCAACTCGATGTGATGAGCGAATATGGGGGTGAGGATGTAGCGAAGGAGATTTCAAATAAAAGGAATCATGGCTCGGTGGCTTTTGTGGTTAAAATTTTTGCTTGGATCAGGTTTAGCTCTGGTTTCTGGAGAATGAGAGAGCATATGCTGCGGGTTCATTGCAATACGGTTCGAATTGGGTATTCGAGAATTCATGGGACCTGGAATTCCATGAGCCAATCGAAGAAATGCGAGGTTTATAT GCATATCTATGGGACTCCTATGTGA
- the LOC110662273 gene encoding uncharacterized protein LOC110662273 isoform X1, which yields MTQLPPFFQDRNYESTIKFQLDVMSEYGGEDVAKEISNKRNHGSVAFVVKIFAWIRFSSGFWRMREHMLRVHCNTVRIGYSRIHGTWNSMSQSKKCEVYICCGINGLQGCEMQQHDWTTIWHVRMSTRMFQSSTENVQGGLLVICGNNVLPRKFILFF from the exons ATGACTCAGTTGCCCCCGTTTTTTCAAGACAGGAATTATGAGTCAACGATTAAATTCCAACTCGATGTGATGAGCGAATATGGGGGTGAGGATGTAGCGAAGGAGATTTCAAATAAAAGGAATCATGGCTCGGTGGCTTTTGTGGTTAAAATTTTTGCTTGGATCAGGTTTAGCTCTGGTTTCTGGAGAATGAGAGAGCATATGCTGCGGGTTCATTGCAATACGGTTCGAATTGGGTATTCGAGAATTCATGGGACCTGGAATTCCATGAGCCAATCGAAGAAATGCGAGGTTTATAT TTGTTGTGGCATTAATGGTTTACAAGGATGTGAAATGCAACAGCATGACTGGACAACCATTTGGCATGTCAGGATGAGCACAAGGATGTTTCAATCATCTACTGAAAATGTCCAGGGGGGTCTGTTAGTCATCTGTGGAAATAATGTTCTCCCTAGgaaatttattttattcttttaa